CCTGAGAGGGCGATGAAGACGACGCCAAGGACCGGTGGCGAGAGCCAACCGTCCGGCCCCCACGTGGGGCCCGCCACGCGGAGCGACCAGAAGAGCGCGGCGGCGAGACCCGGCGCGATTCCCCACACGAGCAGGGCGAGGGCGGTGAGTCGGGGCGTGCGGAGCGGGCGGAGTTCGTCGGCGTAGGGGTCGACCTTGGTGAGGATGGTGGCGCGGACAGGGGTGGCGCACTCGGGGCAAGTGCCGCGGATGGAGAGGCCCCGGAGGTTGTACCCGCAGCGGGCACAGCGCAGGTCGCCGCCCAGTTCGACGTCGAGCGGGCGGGTCGGGGGCGGCGGGGGTTCGGCTGGCGCCGAATCGGGCTGCATTGCGCGCAGCGTATCCGGCGGCGGCTATCATCGCAGCCGCCCGCATGCACGACGCCATATCCCGACTGCGTGACAACGTCGCCTCGGTCCTGTTCGGGAAGCAGGACGTCGTGGACCGCGTGATCGTGTGCCTGCTGGCGCGCGGGCACCTGCTGATCGAGGACGTGCCGGGCGTGGGCAAGACGGTGCTGGCGACGGCGCTGGCCCGGAGCATCGACGCGACGTTCAGCCGCGTGCAACTGACGCCCGACCTGCTGCCGAGCGACATCCTGGGCGTGGAAGTGCTGGACGCCCGCACGGGGACGTTCACGTTCAAGAAGGGGCCGATCTTCGCGAACGTGGTGCTGGCGGACGAGGTGAACCGCACGCCCCCGCGGACGCAGGCGGCCCTGCTCGAGGCGATGGCCGAATCGACGGTGACGGTCGACGGGCGGGTGCTGGCGCTGGAGGCGCCGTTCATGGTGATCGCGACGCAGAACCCGTTCGACTTCGAGGGGACGTACGCCCTGCCCGAGAACCAGCTCGACCGGTTCCTGATGCGCGTGAGCATCGGCTACCCCAGCCCGGACGAGGAATCGCGCGTGCTGCGCGATCGCCCGGCGAACTCGCCCCTGCACTCGCTCCGGCCGGCGATCTCGCGGGCCGACCTGCTGGCACTGCAGGAGGCGGTCGACCGCGTGACGATCGCGCGCCCGCTGCTGGAGTACATCGTCGCGTTCGCGAACGCGACCCGGCGTGACCCGCGCCTGCTGCACGGGCTCTCGCCCCGCGGGTCGCTCGCGCTCGCGCAGGCGGCCCGGGCGTCGGCGCTCTTCGCGGGGCGCGACCATGCGCTGCCCGAGGACGTCGTCGAGAACGTCGTCGCGGTGTGCGCGCACCGCGTGGTGCCCAAGGGCGGGACCATCGCCGACGCCGCGTCGAGCGAGCGCGTCGTCACGGATATCCTGCGATCGCTCCCGCCGATCGTGTAGGCCTCGTTCGGCGGGCCGTTCACGCCGCCCGTCACGCCACGAGGACGACACCCATGCCGCGACTCATCCGACTCGACGCCACCGGCCCGGTCCGCATCGACCCGGCGGACTTTCCGCGCGACGAGCAGGGCAACCTCAAGCCGATCTTCGTGTGCGCGTGCGGGCTGTCGGGGCGGTTCCCGATGTGCGACGGGACGCACAAGGCATGCCGCACGAGCGAGCAGGCCGACGTGCTGTACACCTACGACCACGTGACGAAGACGGTGATCGACCAGCGGCCGCTGTAGCGGGCGTCGGGCGGCGTGCTCAGCCGGGCTCGTGCGCGAGGTTGGCGAGCGCCTCGCCCTGCAGCCGGAAGATGGTC
Above is a window of Planctomycetota bacterium DNA encoding:
- a CDS encoding AAA family ATPase translates to MHDAISRLRDNVASVLFGKQDVVDRVIVCLLARGHLLIEDVPGVGKTVLATALARSIDATFSRVQLTPDLLPSDILGVEVLDARTGTFTFKKGPIFANVVLADEVNRTPPRTQAALLEAMAESTVTVDGRVLALEAPFMVIATQNPFDFEGTYALPENQLDRFLMRVSIGYPSPDEESRVLRDRPANSPLHSLRPAISRADLLALQEAVDRVTIARPLLEYIVAFANATRRDPRLLHGLSPRGSLALAQAARASALFAGRDHALPEDVVENVVAVCAHRVVPKGGTIADAASSERVVTDILRSLPPIV
- a CDS encoding CDGSH iron-sulfur domain-containing protein; translation: MPRLIRLDATGPVRIDPADFPRDEQGNLKPIFVCACGLSGRFPMCDGTHKACRTSEQADVLYTYDHVTKTVIDQRPL